In Oscarella lobularis chromosome 18, ooOscLobu1.1, whole genome shotgun sequence, the following proteins share a genomic window:
- the LOC136198117 gene encoding pancreas transcription factor 1 subunit alpha-like — MTTSEEEMSAEREFLAAVRAARKRATWREHRRVSQLNEAFENLKRHLPFIPRDSRVSKKTIVELAIGYIHQLKCQLRRDDGEEGDVEGRAESSPSSSQQLLAVPTTSGVPTWTPPLPAITTAFDCYTTTTAYRSSSSPQSDSLSCQCLGVEAVATTPPFPFAADDH; from the coding sequence ATGACGACGTCCGAAGAAGAGATGAGTGCTGAGAGGGAGTTCTTAGCCGCTGTGAGAGCGGCGAGAAAGCGCGCCACGTGGCGCGAACATCGTCGCGTCAGTCAACTCAACGAAGCGTTCGAGAACTTGAAGCGCCACCTTCCCTTCATTCCGCGCGATTCGCGAGTTTCCaagaagacgatcgtcgaattggcgATCGGTTACATACATCAGCTCAAGTGTCAgcttcgacgagacgatggaGAGGAAGGAGACGTCGAAGGGAGAGcagaatcgtcgccgtcttcgtcgcagCAGCTGCTCGCTGTTCCTACGACATCTGGCGTGCCGACATGGACGCCCCCACTTCCAGCGATTACGACTGCATTCGATTGCTACACTACTACTACTGCATATAGgagttcgtcttctcctcAGAGCGATTCCCTATCATGTCAGTGTCTTGGTGTGGAGGCGGTGGCGACCACGCCCCCGTTTCCGTTTGCAGCCGACGACCACTAA
- the LOC136197999 gene encoding endoribonuclease LACTB2-like: protein MLTTLPNVERLSARVVRILGLNPGPFTLQGTNTYLVGTGSKRILIDTGEGKEDYTSLLKDVLKRHGNIAIQEILLTHWHQDHVGGVEAVQKLATPPQTTTTRKYPRDVDAIRGFVEIKDGDVYRTEGATLRALFTPGHTIDHVSFLLHEENSLFSGDCILGEGTAVFTDLYDLMKSLRRLDDVNASRIYPGHGPVVERAREKIRDYIDHRMMRERQIESALTKEGTRTYSAMDLVKSIYVDTPEYLHQAAVGNVLHHLSKLEKEGKIERMGDGDDGDDVKWKWAAKL, encoded by the exons ATGCTGACGACTTTGCCGAACGTCGAACGTCTTTCGGCTCGCGTCGTACGCATTCTCGGCCTCAATCCGGGCCCGTTTACACTCCAAGGCACCAACACGTATCTCGTCGGAACGGGATCGAAGCGAATTCTCATCGATACGggcgaaggaaaagaagactaCACGTCCCTTCTAAAAGACGTCCTAAAAAGACACGGAAACATCGCAATTCAAGAGATTCTGCTCACGCATTGGCACCAAGATCACGTCGGCGGCGTGGAAGCCGTACAAAAGCTAGCCACGCCCCCGcaaacaacgacgacgcgaaaatatccacgtgacgtcgacgcgatacgcggattcgtcgaaatcaaagacggcgacgtctATCGGACCGAAGGCGCGACGCTTCGCGCACTTTTTACGCCCGGTCACACAATCGATCACGTGTCATTTTTATTACATGAAGAAAATTCCCTATTCTCAGGCGATTGCATTCTCGGCGAAGGAACAGCC GTTTTCACCGATTTGTATGATTTAATGAAATCGTTgcgtcgtcttgacgacgtgAACGCGTCCCGGATATACCCGGGTCACGgtcccgtcgtcgagcgcgcgcgcgaaaaaatcaGGGATTATATCGATCATAGGATGATGCGCGAAAGGCAAATAGAGAGCGCATTGACAAAGGAAGGCACGAGAACTTACTCGGCAATGGACCTCGTTAAATCTATTTATGTG GATACGCCTGAGTATTTGCATCAGGCCGCCGTAGGCAATGTTTTGCATCATCTATCGAAATTAGAGAAAGAGGGAAAGATAG AGCGAATGggtgatggtgatgatggtGACGATGTGAAGTGGAAGTGGGCGGCTAAGTTGTAA
- the LOC136198001 gene encoding chromatin accessibility complex protein 1-like — translation MAAEVSSSGTTDKQQLQLQQQQQLAARGIPLTRVRSIMKSSQESGQIGQDATLAVAKATECFVAYLVKESYNQKGLLEYKDLSDLVTSKTHLKFLAEIVPKKVKASDYLASLKSKGLGGGGGGSQ, via the exons ATGGCAGCCGAagtttcgtcgtcgggaaCAACGGACAAACAGCAGTTGCAActgcaacagcagcaacagcttGCAGCTCGCGGCATTCCGTTGACTCGAGTCCGAAGCATAATGAAATCGTCGCAGGAATCGGGACAAATAGGGCAAGACGCAACTCTCGCTGTTGCTAAAGCAACG GAATGCTTTGTTGCGTATCTAGTAAAAGAGTCGTACAATCAAAAGGGCCTTCTCGAATACAAAGACCTAT CTGACcttgtgacgtcgaaaactcATCTCAAGTTTCTAGCAGAAATCGTTCCAAAGAAAGTGAAAGCAAGCGACTATTTGGCATCCCTAAAGAGCAAAGGActcggaggaggaggaggcggaagTCAATAA
- the LOC136197995 gene encoding protein argonaute-2-like — translation MSYRGNRGNQKSDDRSRRPPPPPPQPPRSQPPPPPPPPPPPPSSRKRRAQLSPTQGKIAKEEPRSASHSPDMPNVGGTLPKAEAQQQQQQSTQFVARPGYGSLGRQLQLKSNRFRLRLPRMTYFHYHVSINPEMAQAASTKVVVALGNVYRNELGGALPVYDGKANMFTARQLPLGGEQERKWELSVKLDPRRPEKKFQVSVKLVATLDVSKLQDAIDGRITEIPHNVLQALEVIMHMSASLKMIAVGRSFFPSPETGSLLGRPVDLGQGCELWFGYHMSVKPSMWAADINIDMAATAFYKEQEVLEFLAQSLNFDSLPRYLSDQQRNQFNKEMKGMRVESTHMLKRKYRVNKVTVESAAHLTFPVEREGGGGGTECSVASYFEQKYNVRLRFPDLPCLHVGPEKNTIYLPLEVCRIASGQRCVKTLGDKQKADMIKNTAKPAFEREATIRDIVSKAGFGVDAYLKEFRLQVDPRMCELEGRILPAPEMVFGQNRTMLIDKGQWDMRQKSFCKGVEIQSYAILVFVPKRQFDDRAIGRFASQFQRIGRELGISVCGRPSMVDYGYNADDANRLFNMVMSRVPNLNLIVVISNLDKYVYAEIKRLGDMTAGIATQFIKAKNAQECKPQVLSNIFLKINIKLGGVNSKVAPQIRVPIMKSPVIFLGADVSHPGPGYRDEKPSLASIVGSMNEHGNQYRAKVSIQTSREEIILGASAMTKALLIDFYRMTRVKPQRIVFYRDGVSDGQFEAVLNAELRAIKMACRDLEVGYEPGITFVVVQKRHHTRLFAKNRSDQVGRSGNVPPGTVVDKSIVHPKENDFYLCSQFGIQGTSRPSHYHVLWDENRFSANDIQLLTYHLCYMYSRCNRSVSIPAPVYYADLAASRAAQHIESDPSLGVIRANADGTIPTWMELKTHEKSFMYFA, via the exons ATGTCTTATCGAGGAAATCGAGGAAATCAG aaaagcgacgatcggAGTCGAAgaccgccgccaccgccgccacagCCTCCGCGATCGCagcctccgcctccgcctcctcctcctcctcctcctccaagtTCTCGCAAGAG GCGCGCTCAGCTCTCGCCAACGCAAGGAAAAATCGCGAAGGAAGAACCTCGAAGCG CTTCTCATAGCCCGGATATGCCGAACGTGGGCGGAACTTTGCCCAAAGCGGAAGcgcaacagcaacagcaacaaagTACCCAATTTGTTGCAAGACCCGGATATGGTTCTTTGGGCCGACAGCTGCAATTGAAATCAAACCGATTTCGACTTCGATTGCCCAGAATGACGTATTTTCATTATCACGTGTCAATCAATCCGGAAATGGCACAGGCTGCGAGTACCAAAGTGGTTGTTGCCCTTGGCAACGTATATAGAAATGAATTGGGCGGGGCACTTCCGGTTTATGACGGAAAAGCCAATATGTTCACAGCGAGACAATTGCCTTTGGGAGGAGAACAGGAA AGAAAATGGGAATTGTCAGTGAAACTTGATCCGAGAAGAccagagaaaaaattccag GTTTCAGTGAAATTGGTTGCCACACTGGACGTATCAAAGTTGCAAGATGCAATTGATGGCAGAATCACGGAAATTCCGCACAACGTTCTCCAAGCCCTAGAAGTGATCATGCACATGTCAGCATCATTAAAAATGATAGCGGTGGGCCGATCCTTCTTTCCCTCCCCCGAAACGGGATCCCTCTTGGGACGACCCGTTGATCTGGGTCAAGGTTGCGAGCTTTGGTTTGGATATCACATGAGTGTCAAGCCATCCATGTGGGCAGCTGATATCAATATTGACA tgGCTGCTACTGCGTTCTATAAGGAACAGGAAGTGCTGGAATTTTTAGCGCAGAGTTTGAATTTTGATTCGCTGCCGAGATATTTGTCTGATCAGCAGAGAAATCAATTCAATAAGGAGATGAaag gAATGAGAGTGGAGTCAACTCACATGCTCAAGAGAAAGTATCGCGTCAACAAAGTCACAGTCGAATCCGCTGCTCACCTGAC TTTTCCTGTTGAAAgggaaggaggaggaggagggacgGAATGTTCCGTTGCATCTTACTTTGAACAGAAATACAATGTTCGCTTGAG GTTCCCGGATTTGCCTTGCCTTCACGTGGGTCCCGAAAAGAACACAATTTATTTGCCATTGGAA GTTTGCAGAATTGCTAGTGGACAACGCTGCGTCAAAACCCTCGGAGACAAGCAAAAAGCAGACATGAtcaaa AATACCGCAAAGCCAgcttttgaaagagaagctACAATCAGAGACATA GTGTCCAAAGCTGGTTTTGGCGTGGATGCTTATTTGAAGGAATTTAGATTGCAAGTGGATCCGAGAATGTGCGAATTGGAGGGAAGAATTTTGCCCGCACCTGAAATGGTCTTTGGCCAG aatCGTACTATGCTTATTGATAAGGGCCAATGGGATATGAGACAGAAGTCATTTTGCAAAGGAGTTGAAATCCAATCTTATGCCATTCTTGTTTTTGTGCCAAAAAGACAATTCGACGACAGAGCCATTGG GAGATTTGCGTCACAATTTCAGAGAATTGGACGAGAATTGGGTATTTCCGTTTGTGGTCGTCCTTCCATGGTCGACTATGGCTACAatgctgatgac GCAAATCGTCTTTTCAATATGGTGATGTCACGTGTTCCTAATCTGAATTTGATTGTTGTGATATCGAATCTGGATAAATACGTCTATG CTGAGATCAAGAGACTTGGAGACATGACGGCTGGAATTGCCACACAATTCATCAAAGCCAAAAACGCTCAAGAATGCAAACCCCAAGTTCTCTCCAACATCTTCCTCAAGATTAATATCAAACTCGGCGGCGTCAACAGCAAAGTTGCACCACAAATAAG AGTTCCAATTATGAAATCACCCGTCATTTTTTTGGGAGCGGATGTCAGTCATCCGGGACCTGGATACCGTGACGAAAAACCCTCACTTGCTTCA attGTTGGAAGTATGAATGAACACGGAAATCAATACAGAGCAAAGGTTTCTATTCAGACAAGTCGAGAa GAAATCATTTTGGGTGCATCTGCCATGACGAAAGCGCTTCTCATTGATTTCTACCGCATGACGCGAGTCAAACCCCAGCGAATCGTCTTTTACAGAGACGGAGTCAGCGATGGGCAATTTGAAGCA GTTTTGAATGCGGAATTGAGAGCAATTAAAATGGCTTGTCGTGACTTGGAAGTTGGCTATGAGCCAGGTATTacgtttgtcgtcgttcaaaaGAGACATCACACTCGCTTGTTTGCAAAAAACCGATCTGATCAA gtcgGAAGATCCGGGAATGTTCCTCCGGGAACAGTCGTTGACAAATCCATTGTTCACCCAAAGGAAAATGATTTCTATCTCTGCAGTCAATTCGGAATACAg ggTACAAGCCGCCCTTCTCATTATCACGTTCTTTGGGATGAGAATAGGTTCAGTGCTAATGATATTCAATTGCTTACGTATCACCTTTGCTACATGTACTCGCGTTGCAATCGCTCCGTCTCCATTCCCGCGCCTGTCTATTATGCTGATTTGGCTGCTTCTCGCGCCGCACAGCATATTGAATCCGATCCTTCTCT tggAGTAATTCGCGCAAATGCAGACGGGACTATTCCCACGTGGATGGAGTTGAAGACCCACGAAAAGTCATTCATGTATTTCGCCTAA
- the LOC136197997 gene encoding NADH dehydrogenase [ubiquinone] flavoprotein 1, mitochondrial-like: MALVRSIVRHSCRFRAFPRFLSTETAESKRSYGSLKDDDRIFTNLYGRHDWKLKGAMQRGDWYKTKEIVEKGADWILGEIKKSGLRGRGGAGFPSGLKWSFMNKPSDGRPKYLVVNADEGEPGTCKDREIMRHDPHKLVEGCLVAGAAMGARAAYIYIRGEFYNEASNMQVAIHEAYAKGLIGRNACGSGYDFDVFMHRGAGAYICGEETALIESLEGKQGKPRLKPPFPADVGVFGCPTTVANVETVAVAPAICRRGGDWFASFGRKRNEGTKLFCISGHVNAPCTVEEEMSIPLRELIERHAGGVIGGWDNLKAVIPGGSSTPMIPKSVCDDVAMDFDALVSVKSGLGTAAVIVMNKQADVIRCISRLIEFYKHESCGQCTPCREGMGWMNKIMKRFVEGNAMPDEIDMIEELSYQIEGHTICALGDGAAWPVQGLVRHFRSDIIDRIEKYRDEERKKAALA, translated from the exons ATGGCTCTCGTTCGCTCGATAGTTCGTCATTCGTGTCGCTTTCGAGCATTTCCGCGCTTTCTTTCGACGGAAACAGCAGAG TCGAAACGATCTTACGGAAGTCTTAAG GACGATGATCGTATTTTTACGAATCTTTACGGAAGACACGATTGGAAATTGAAAGGAGCCATGCAAAGA ggaGATTGgtacaaaacaaaagaaatcgtcgaaaaaggCGCCGATTGGATATTGggagaaattaaaaaatcggGATTAAGAGGAAGGGGCGGAGCCG GATTTCCATCCGGACTGAAGTGGAGTTTCATGAACAAACCTTCGGACGGACGTCCCAAGTATTTGGTTGTCAATGCCGACGAAGGAGAGCCGGGAACTTGCAAGGATCGAGAAATCATGAGACACGATCCTCATAAATTAGTCGAAGGATGTCTCGTCGCAGGAGCAGCAATGGGAGCGAGAGCCg CTTATATTTACATTCGCGGAGAATTCTACAATGAAGCGTCCAACATGCAAGTTGCTATTCATGAG GCCTATGCCAAGGGTCTGATTGGCCGAAACGCTTGTGGGAGTGGCTATGATTTTGACGTGTTTATGCATCGCGGAGCAGGAGCCTATATATGCGGAGAAGAAACT GCTCTCATTGAAAGTCTTGAAGGAAAGCAAGGAAAGCCGAGACTGAAGCCTCCCTTTCCAGCTGACGTCG GCGTATTTGGCTGTCCAACGACTGTAGCCAATGTAGAAACAGTGGCCGTTGCACCg GCAATTTGTCGTCGTGGCGGGGATTGGTTTGCTTCATTtggacgaaagagaaacgaaggaacgaag CTATTTTGCATTTCTGGTCACGTGAATGCTCCCTGCaccgtcgaagaagaaatgtcAATTCCGTTGAGAGAGCTCATAGAACGACACGCGGGAGGAGTCATAG GTGGGTGGGACAATTTGAAGGCCGTCATTCCGGGAGGATCATCCACACCAATGATACCAAAGAG TGTCTGTGATGACGTTGCTATGGATTTTGATGCTTTGGTCTCTGTCAAATCAGGACTAGGCACAGCTGCTGTCATTGTTATGAATAAACAG gctgacgtcattcggtGCATTTCTCGTCTTATTGAATTTTATAAGCATGAGAGCTGTGGCCAGTGTACTCCCTGTCGAGAGGGAATGGGTTGGATGAATAAAATAATGAAGAGATTTG TGGAAGGAAATGCGATGCCAGATGAAATTGATATGATTGAG GAGTTGAGCTATCAGATCGAAGGCCATACAATTTGCGCTTTGGGTGATGGAGCTGCTTGGCCAGTacag GGTCTCGTTCGTCATTTTCGATCTGATATTATTGATCGCATCGAAAAGTatcgcgacgaagagagaaaaaaagccgCACTCGCCTAA
- the LOC136198267 gene encoding 5'-nucleotidase domain-containing protein 1-like, producing MNLRSFHVIGFDMDHTLVRYKLGNLYRLVYNCLASYLVKEKGYTTTLLSGYENHAPDLMQKGLVFDMKRGNFLKLAADGFILRASHGTKRLETKAIEREYGESRVWAEHALIRDSIRQVKGYWFFDNYFSLPGIVISALLVDDVDINSSQSASYDFFPDLLSSFGNAFNITNFRTGKGGYFFAIRSNPSHYVYPMSDKVKTWLHQLKQSSRLFFMTSSHSDYTRFLMGYAYGPNWSNLFDVIIVDAKKPGFFIEPLPFFKVGADDVTDDVIVPRLEKGKIYAQGSESVLKEFLREMTCRESPDIVYVGDNIKSDIIPPTKFDGWKTVAIVEEMEDDVINDDDEPSPKKSMTRHSMWGSCLRDDVDEGRKTLVADLVNSYSSLAVPSVDSLAETEGARFP from the coding sequence ATGAACCTTCGCAGTTTCCACGTTATCGGCTTCGATATGGATCACACGCTGGTCCGCTACAAACTGGGCAACTTGTATCGACTCGTCTACAACTGCCTAGCGTCGTATTTGGTAAAGGAGAAAGGCTACACGACGACTCTTCTTTCCGGCTACGAGAACCACGCCCCCGACCTCATGCAAAAGGGTCTCGTCTTCGACATGAAACGCGGCAATTTTCTCAAACTAGCCGCCGACGGATTCATCCTTCGCGCGTCGCACGGCACGAAACGTctcgaaacgaaagcaatCGAACGCGAATACGGCGAAAGTCGCGTGTGGGCGGAACACGCCCTTATACGGGATTCCATTCGACAGGTGAAAGGCTATTGGTTCTTCGACAATTATTTCTCTTTGCCAGGAATCGTCATTAGCGCACttctcgttgacgacgtcgatatcAATTCTTCTCAAAGCGCTTCCTATGACTTCTTTCCTGATTTGTTATCAAGTTTTGGCAACGCTTTCAATATCACGAATTTTCGTACGGGAAAGGGGGGATACTTTTTCGCCATTCGTTCGAATCCAAGTCACTATGTCTATCCAATGAGCGACAAAGTCAAAACGTGGCTTCATCAACTCAAACAATCGTCCCGCCTCTTTTTCATGACCAGTTCCCATAGCGACTACACTCGCTTTCTCATGGGATACGCCTACGGCCCAAACTGGTCCAAcctgtttgacgtcatcatcgtcgacgcaaaGAAGCCGGGCTTCTTCATCGAACCACTTCCCTTTTTCAAAGTCGgcgctgatgacgtcactgatgacgtcatcgtgccTCGACTCGAAAAGGGAAAGATTTACGCGCAAGGTAGCGAATCGGTTCTGAAAGAATTTCTTAGAGAGATGACGTGTCGCGAATCCCCGGATATAGTTTACGTGGGCGACAATATCAAATCCGATATAATTCCGCCGACAAAATTCGACGGGTGGAAAACTGTAGCGATAGTAGAGGAAAtggaagatgacgtcatcaacgacgacgatgaaccatctcctaaaaaatcaatgactCGTCATTCCATGTGGGGGTCGTGTCTTagagatgacgtcgacgaagggcGGAAGACTCTCGTCGCTGATCTAGTGAATAGCTACAGTAGTTTAGCTGTTCCTTCCGTTGATAGTCTCGCTGAGACAGAAGGAGCACGTTTCCCTTGA